Genomic window (Nitrosopumilus sp.):
AAATAGGACATTTGAGGGAACATTGTTTAGAGGTAAATAAAATGTCCGAAGAATTAGTAATTTTAGTTGATGAAAACGATAATCCAATAGGCAGTGAAGAAAAGGTGAAGTGTCATTTACCAAATGGAAAACTACACAGAGCATTTACTGCATTATTGTTTGATAATGATGGAAGATTAGTGCTTACAAAGAGAGCAAAGGAGAAAATGTTGTGGCCTAATGATTGGGATGGAACATTTGCTAGTCATCCAAGAGAATCAGAAACTTATGTGTCATCAGGAGAAAGAAGAATGCCAGAAGAATTAGGAATTAAGGGGACTTTAGATTATTTACATAAATTTGAATATCATGTTCCATACAGAGATATTGG
Coding sequences:
- the idi gene encoding isopentenyl-diphosphate Delta-isomerase, whose translation is MSEELVILVDENDNPIGSEEKVKCHLPNGKLHRAFTALLFDNDGRLVLTKRAKEKMLWPNDWDGTFASHPRESETYVSSGERRMPEELGIKGTLDYLHKFEYHVPYRDIGSENEICGTLIGVIDKATKLKEIECEIDEIKWISAKELLLELKANPQIYCPWMLIALRLLDKSEKSMLEKYASVLSTWMDSKIKDELQKAIKNHLPDNQWRIVNGKN